The genome window ACCTGGatgtcccagagctgcgtgGGTCGCTCCTCAGCCATGTCCCACACCACGGCGTGGTCCCGGTCGTAGCTGCGGCCGCCTGCAGAACaaggggaggtttggggaggGCAAACCCAGCTCCTGATGGAAACACCCCgtcctggggtgtccctgggcaAGCAGGGTGTGCGGGGCTGAGGGCTCACCCTTGATGTCCAGCACCATGTCCTCGAACATCTGGCTGTGGATCCGTCCCTGGCTGTCCACGCTCCAGGTCTGCCGCGGCAGCCGCGTCTCGGACCAGAGCACGGCCTTGGCGCCTTTCCCCGCCGGCCCGATCACCTGCAGGCTCATGGTGGGGGCCACCTGCAGGGGACACGGGCAGGGAGGGCCCTCTAGGGCGGCTGCATCCGGACTGGGATGTGGGTGAGCAGGGGGAGCCCCTCGGTGAGAGGTGTGGGTGGTGAGGGGGATAAAAGCtcagcagggaaggcagagatGGCCTCACACCATCTCCAGGGGATGGAGATGATGGCTGTGCAGATGAGTTGGATCCCTGGGAGAAGGCTGAGGGGTGGGGAGTGCCCAGaggagccctgccagggcctgcccggGTCCCCTGGGTGGTGCCGGCTGCCACTGCCCAGCCCTGACCTGGTTTTTGATCAGCCCGTCCTCGTAGTACCacatggagctgctctgctcgCTCAGGCTGGACACCACCACCCTGCCGGCCTTCATGTCCTCCACGTCGTCGGGCACcgagaggaggagctgcagctccctgctcctgatGTGGAAATAGACCCTTCTCTGCAAGAGAGGAGCCTGGCTTGGCACCCAAACCCTTCTCTGCAAGAGAGGAGCCTGGCTTGGCACCCAAACCCATCTGGCTttgcaccccaaacccttctctgcaagagaggagctgggctttgcaccccaaacccttctCTGCAAGAGAGGAGCCTGGCCTTGCACCCAAACCCGCCTGGCTTTGCACCCAAACCCGCCTGGCTTTGCACCCCAGACCcgcctgcctgcagctcctcacccaGCTGGGGCTCTGGGAAGGACGATCCTGCACTCAGAAAGGTTCTCCCCATTGTTCTCCcccccaggatgtccccagggCGATGGCTGTGCCCGTGACCTGTCcctggcagctggcacagctcacCACACTGCCATGCTGTGTGTTTTACGAGGCATTGCCCACAGGGAGCATTTCACCACAaaggcagccactcccagggtgggggacaggaatgtggggTGACAGCACCGAGCAGGTGGCACCTTTCCGGTGTCAGAGCTGCCAGgatgcccagctcccccagcccagggctggcagctctgtgtccATGTGAGCCCCGGGGTTTTGGGCTCACCCCAGCAGGTgacacagccctgtcccctcccaaaGGTGCCCCTCACCTGGCGGATGGGGTAGAGGGAGCCCACGTGCTGCAGCCCGCTGTAGGTCAGCCAGTTGGTGATCTCAGTGCAGTCCAGCAGCCACTGCCGCCCTCGGAAATCACCGTGCTCACACAGCACCCAGCTGGGGGACAGGGggcacaggatggggacagggggcacaggacagggggcactgagggggaCAGGGGtcacaggatggggacaggggacacccagggggacaggggggcacaggatggggacaggggacacccaggggtCACTCACATCCCTCCTTTGACCCGCACGGACAGCACGTGGTTGTTGAAACCCTCGGCCTGCAGGCTCCGCACCTCGGCGTTGAGCTCGATCTCCTTCCCCTCGAAACACTCCAGGCCGTGCAGGAAGATGGAGGGCTCTGAGAAAAACTGTGggattggggggaaaaagggggagtgaggggtcctggggggctgAGGCAGAACTGGGGGTGCCCCTAAGAGGGGAAAaacagaagggaagggaagggaagggaagggaagggaagggaagggaagggaagggaagggaagggaagggaagggaagggaagggaagggaagggaagggaagggaagggaagggaagggaagggaagggaagggaagggaagggctcACCAGCGGAACTTTCCTCAAGGAGCAGATGGCGGTGGAGCACAGGCAGCCCATGGCACTGAGCGTGGGGTACTCGCCCTCGGACAGCACGTGCTGCTCCCCAGTGAAGTCCTGCCCGTCGAACAGGATCCAGCTGGTGGGGAGGACATTCCCGGGCTGACAGAGCTGTCATGGAGGGCAcccatccctccccagcaccccGACACCCCACCTGCCCCCACGGACTCGGCAGGAGCGCGGGGTGAAGGCTTCGGGCAGGGCACCCTGGTCCTCCTCAAAGGCCACGTGGTCCCCCAGGAAATCCGGCTCTGAGAAAAGCAGGATCTGgggagggagcacagggctcagtGAAGGGGCAAAGCATGCCCACCACCCCCCaaggggctgcagcccctccccaTCAGCAGCCCTACCTTGGAGACGAAGTGCAGGTTGTGTTCCCTGACCTGGAAtcaagcagagcagggctggtgggGGTCTGGCTGTGACCCCACCAGCCCGGGGGGTGCCATGGGTTGGGGGCTGTCCCTCACCTGCAGGATGGGCTGTGCAGAGGCGATGTGGCAGTCGGTGGCGCCCCAGTCCTCGCAGCTGCGGTACACGCCCTTCTCCAGGATGTACTGCTCCCCGGAGTAGTTGGGGCCCTCGTAGGCCACCCAGCTGCGGGGGGAGGTCAGTGATGGCCCGTTCCCCCCTCATTCAGCCCCCATTTCCCCTGGCACACTCACACCCCGCTCAGCACGTGGATGGACTGTGTGACGCTGCCATAACCAGCCAGCCCCGTGTCGGGCAGCGCCTCGCTCAGCTCCACGCTCGCGCCCGCCTCGAAGTCCATGGCCTCAAacagcaccagggctggctctgagaAATCCTGCGGGGAGAAGGAGCCCCCCAGGCCCCAGGGTCTGTCAGGGGAAGGGGCTGTCGGCTGGGCACACGCACAGTGAGCTCCTGCCTGGCTTTGGGCACCCAAAGCTGCCAAAGCTGCCAAACCTTGGCCTGGATAATTTTGGGGATCTCAAGCCTTGTCCAGCTGCCTGATGCAGGCAGGGACGGCTCCCTTTGGGGGTGAGGATGGGATGGGGGTGCCTGGCTCTCTCAAATCCCTtccccagccattcccagcctttcctcaccGTCCGGATGAGCCGCAGGGACACCAGCTCCGGGCTGTAGCCGCCCCAGTGCCTCCAGTCCTGGTACTCCCCTTCCTCCAGCAGGTACTGGTGGCCACGGAATCCCTCCTTCTCGTAGCCAACCCAGCTGTGGCACAGGCAGACGGGCGCTGAGGACTCCAGAGCATTTCCACGTGCTGGGGCATGGGGGCACCATGCACAGCCTCTCCCCCAGGTGCCCCAGAGCCATTccacagcccttcccagggGTGGCCATCACCTTCCCGGCCCTGCCCTCCCCGTGGCACTCACCAGCCCCCCAGGACACGCAGGGAGCCCACGGTGGGCAGGGCTGCCTCGGGCAGGCGCCTCAGGTCGTAGATGTCTCTGCTGACGGTGAAGCTGCGGCCCTGGAAAGCTGCAGCCTCATAGAtcagcacctggggacaggtgaggagggtgaggaggggacAAGGTGGGGTGAGGATGGTcccagggccagcccagggttgctgggagctgccccagagctcaCCTGAGGCTCACCAGGTCTCTCCACGACAGGGCAGCcctggaaggagaaggagccccagTGAGGCTGTGGTGGCAAGAGGAGACATTGCAGGGACATCTGCTGCCACCCTACAGAGCCTGAGCTGGTTTTGGCTCATTTTCATTCAAGAAGCCCTTTTGGAGCTTTCCCTCACCCCTGACCCACAGGAGCACTTCCCAAAGCCACGTTTGGCCTGTTCCCACACCGTGATCTCACTGATGGGAACCAGGAGCTGCCAGAACCCACTcacagctggacacagcactcaccAGCCTGATGGGGTGCATGGAGCAGATGGACGGCTCCTTTGCTCCCCACGCCTTCAAATTGGGGTACCCGCCCGGCTCCAGGACGTAGGGATCGTCATCAAAGAACGGTTTGGAGTAAAGCAGCCAcctggggatggggaaaggCGTCACCCCCTGTTCCTGTCTGTGCCCAcctggggaatggggaaaggtGTCACCTCCTGCCCCCCTCAGTGCCCGAGCCCACccgcagcccccagccccgggtCCCCTCACAGGCCCGAGTGCACGATGATGGAGGCGGCCGCCAGCGCCTGGCCCCGCTCGCGGGTGTCCTCGGCCGAGCCGCTGAAGCGGAGCCGGACGCCCTCTCCGTTCTCCTGGGCGAACAGGCTGATCTGGGGCGTGCGGTAATCCTGCAGGGACGGGACAGCGTTCGGGCCCCGCTCCTCTGCCCGGAGACAGCGCTGGGGGCTCCGGGGGTCCCGGCACTCACCCGCACCACCCGCTTGAAGGAGCCGATGCGGAACGGGCGGCTGCCGCGGGggtgcccgctgtgcccgctgtgcccgctgtccccgctgtccccgtaCGCCGTCCAGGGGTTGTCGATCTCCACATCCCCTTCGGCCAGGACGCATTTGCGCCCTCGGAACCGCGGCTTCTCGTACATCACCCACCTGCGAGCGCCGTGGGGGCGACACGGGGGAGACCCGGCGTTACCGGAGCCCCCCGGGGCAGAGCGTGGGTGGGGACGGGATGCCGGTAATTAACAGCGCGCCGGTAATTAGCACGGGCAGCACGGGCCCTCCCGAAGCCCGGGCTGCCCTCCCCGGtgtcccggccccgccgctgtCCCTGCCGTCCGTACCCGCCGCGGATGACTCGGATGGAGATGGTGTGGGACAGCTCCCAGGACGTGGCGTCGGGGATGTCGTCCCAGATCTCCCGTTTGTGCCCCGCGAAGCCGGCCTCGGAGTACAGGATGATCTGGGAAGGGTGACACGGCTGCCACAccgccctgcccggcccggcccggccagcccggcccggccccacCGCCCTCCCCGTACCTTGCCGGGTCTTGTGTTGATCTTCAAGCCCTCCTTATCGTCCTGCAGTGGAGAGCCCGGGGGTCGGGCGGGTGAGGAGCGCGGGGGGAGCTCGGCTGCCGCAGCCATGTCCCCGCAGCCTCGCGTCTGGCGTCTGCCAGGCCCTCCCACCGCCCCGGGCAGCCACACCTGAGCGAGCATTCCTGCCCTGCCGGGGATCGGCCTCCCGTCTGCCCCCGACCCTCCTGTCACCTGCCCGGGACCCTCCCAGCAGCCGTGGTGACACCCTCGCATCCCTTGACCTCGTATCCACCATCCCAGTATCTCCCATCAGCCATCACCcaccccagtgccctcccaTCACCACCCCAGTATCTCCCATCaccatcccagtgccctcccatcacccatcccagtgccctcccatccccatcccagtatctcccatccccatcccagtatctcccatccccatcccagtatCTTCCATcacccatcccagtgccctcccatcACCATCCCAGTATCTCCCATCACCATCCCAATGCCTGCACTCTCCCCCACGGCCTCTCTGACCGGAGATGAAGCACCAGCCCCATTTTGGGAGCAGGACAGGATGATTCAGGGTTCACCCCCGCCCCCGGGGAAGGAGAGCATTCCCCAGGGCTGGATTCCCCGGGATTCACTCACCAGGACAGGCTCGAGGCTCAGGGTCACGCTGCCCTCTGGCTCCtcggggacagcagggacacagcccgAGCTCAGCGCTCCCAGCACGGCCACCTCGGGgccagcagggcccagcccgTTGTGGTGCCCGGGGCAGGCTGGCTCCGAGCCCCCGGCGCCGGGGCACACGAAGCGGCCGTAGAGCACACTCTTGTCCAGGCGGGAGTAGGGCTTGCCCTCCTCAGCCCCGGCTGCCCGCTGCTCCAAGAAGTGCGACAGCAGCGCCATGCCCTTGAGGACGTTCCCTCGGAAGGGCGCGCTGCTCTCGCCCGCCGCTTTGTTGTTCTCATCCTGTGCCAGCGAGCCCCCCTCCACCCACCCCTCACCCCCCAAGCCATTCCCGGGCACCCCCCGGCGGCTCCCCGCGGCCGCCCGCTCCTCGGGGCTCAGGTAGGGGTTCTCGatctcctcctcctcggggGGCTCGTGGGGccgcgccggggccgggccccgctccagcagctcccgcagggcctggggcaggggcagggccaggggggcgcggggggccaCGCGGTGCTCGTGGATGGGCGGCAGGGCCGCGCAGCGCCCCAGCGCCGACGGCCGCGGCTGCCGCGGGGCTTTGGGCGCCTTGCGCATCTCCGAGGGCTCCATGTTCCGCAGCGTGTCCACCAAGATCTCCATGTCCACCAGCAGCTCGGGGTCCTCCTCGCTCGCGTCCGGGGGGCTCTCGGCCGGGGGTTCGGGCGCTGGGGGCTcgctggggggctctggggtgctCTCAGGCTCTTGGGGGTCTCCCATCGTCTCATCCCCCTCCAGCTCAATCTCAGCCTTGGCTGATGCCGCTGTTTCAGATGAAGGCTCTGGACCATCGTTCTCCTCTGAGGGGGGGGTCTCGGGGGTGCTGCCAGCCCCCGGGGGGCTCTCTGTCCTCGCTGGCGTGGCTGGCATGGTGCCATCCACGCCTGCCACGCTGCCCTCACCCGTGCCAGCCGGAgcagcctggccggcggagGGACCCTGTGGGGAGCAGCTCACGCTGCTTTGGAGGTTCCCTGGCCTGTCCCCGGCCCCCGGAGCCGCCTCCGCCGGCGCGGGCTCGGCTTGTGCTGAGTCCTTCTCCTCGGGAGATGCCTCCTCCGGGGGCCCAGCGGCCTCTGCGCTGCCAGGTGAGCTCTCCgagccctctgcagcccccGCAGAGCCGCTGCCCTCCTGCCCGGGGCTGTCCCGCCGTGCCGAGGCCGCGGTGGTCCCGGCAGTGCCGAGTGTCCCGTTCGGAGCCCCCCGTCCCTCCGCGTCCCTGCCGGTCCGCAGCACGGTGACCTGCCGggccctgggcagggcgggGGCGCCGCCGGCCTTGGCGGCACCGGGGGCACCGGGCCCGTCCCCGGGAGCCGCCGCGGGGCGCTCGGCGGGgcccgtgggcagcagggtgCCGTGCACGTAGCTCTCCCGGTGCACCGGCACCTCCGGGCCTGGGGAGCCGTCCCCGCCGGGCCCCGCCTTGCCCCGCTCGTCCTGGCGCCGGGGCCGCTGCGCCGGGGCATAGACCTGCGAGAAGATGGGGCCGTGAGCCGTGAAGCCCTTGCGGAGACCGGCGGAGGACGGGGGCTCCCGGTgggccggggcggcggggccggagccCGTCTTCTTCTCCACGATCTCCCTCTCCcaggcctgcagcagcagggacacgCGGGACGGGCTCCCGTCCCGGCCCCGGGGGCTCTCCAGGCGCCGCGACACCAGCGAGACCTTCTGGAAGCGGGAGCGGCCCTCGGGGGCGGCCGCGGCCCCCGGCTTCATGCTGAGCTCCGCGCTGGAGATGAAGGCTCTGCTCTTGCTGTGCCGGAACGGCGGATCCATGCCGGGGAACCGGGCAGGGCACGGCTCCGGTCCCGCGGTGCTCCCCGCGCTGCCGGGCTcagcccccgcggccgccgcgctgggcaggcagagctgcggGGAAAAAAGGGGTCTGGGAGAGCAGGGAACAACCCCAAACCGCGGGGCCCAAAGCGGCCTTTAACCCCCCCAGACCTCCCTGTGATCCtgggggacattttggggtcaCAGGAGGCGGCTTTGGGGCTCCTCGTGGTGCTCATTTGGGGTGTGGGGGCACCGTGGCTCCTGAGCTTGGCGGGGCTCAGGTGAGCCTGGGGGTCTCAGGTGAGCCTGGGGGTCTCAGGTGAGCCTGGCGGGGCACAGGTGAGCGTGCCGGTGCCCAGGTGAGCGTGCAGAACGCAGCCGGGCCGTGCCGTGCCCCGAGCTGCGGGATGAGTCAGGCGGGCAGCAGGGCTGCGCCGAgtcagcaaaagcagcaaacaAACAGGCCCAGAAAACAACAGGGAAGCGGCTCCGTGGGGGAAAGGTCTGGCTGGGAtcgggagcagggctgggaggaggaggaggcctgagcagctccatcccctgaCCCTTCCCTCTGTCTGCCTGGGATTTCTGCgtcctcctctgcagctccacgaGGAAACGAGCTGGAATAATCCCCCAGAGCTCACCCCCGGCCCGAGATTGTCCCCAGCTCTCAGCTCCCTCTcctggcattgctgctgcagggtgGGCATCGCTCCGCTCCCCGGGGCCCAGggcgggggacagggacaccgtgCCACCTCAGCCGGGGGGCTGTGCCGTGCTGTGGGCACATGCCTGCCCAGAAAGGTTTTATtgctggtttggggctgggaagcagctgacacagcaggagctggggagggagctgGCAGGTCACCCacgtcccagtgtctcccagttCGGAGCTGTCACCGCCCAGCTGGGGGCAGTGgcggggatttggggtcagccCGAGGACAGGCTGGGATTAATGTCCCTATCCAGGAATGGGGACACCTCCCTGCACAGATCCAGGGGGGACACCTCGGGAGAGGAGCTCACCCTGCAGCAGCCGGCTGGGACcgatccagccctgccaggctgggtttccccagccccagggggatCAGGGGCCGGGGGCAGGCGGGGAAGCGCTGGGTACAGGCagctgcctgcccctgcccctgctgccagccctcccGAGCCTGCCCTCCCCGGCCCAGCAGGTCTTTCCAGAACAGATAGGAAGAGTTTGTGTCATTTCTCCGGAGGGCGATGAGACCTCGTCTGGGGCGGCCAGCGCGGCTGGAGGCTGGGACCAGCCTGGGTGGGGCTGCACAGCCGCCACATGGCCACAGCTGGGTCCCCAGGGCCACAGCTGGGTGCCCAGGGCCACAGCTGGGTGCCCAGGGCCATGGCATTCGCCAGTGGAAGGGGGACGGATGCACTGGCCGTGCCcgtggctgcaggacagcacagggacacagggacacagggacacagggacacagggacacagggacacagggacacagggacagacacagggacagggatgctgGCTCCGTGCTAGGGGGAGGGAGCACCTGCTGACTCAGCATCCTGCCTCTCACCTGGAGCTGCATTTCCGAACATCTCCAGGTCTGTctttcccatcccaccccatccctgctgctggctcccccctgagcccccaggtCCTGGGAAAGGAGCccacccagagcccagctccgCCCCAGCACTTTCTGTTTCTGCTCAAGCCGTTCCCACTGCAGCAATGGGTCAAGGACACGAGGACGCAAGGACAGGAGGACAAGAGCCTGCAGCTCcccggctgccgctgccggccATCCCCGCCTGCCCGGGCGTGCCAGGCTGCATCCAGCGCTGTTGCCACACCGGGGCACCCAGCGCGGCTCTAATTGATC of Zonotrichia albicollis isolate bZonAlb1 chromosome 20, bZonAlb1.hap1, whole genome shotgun sequence contains these proteins:
- the CRYBG2 gene encoding beta/gamma crystallin domain-containing protein 2, with the translated sequence MDPPFRHSKSRAFISSAELSMKPGAAAAPEGRSRFQKVSLVSRRLESPRGRDGSPSRVSLLLQAWEREIVEKKTGSGPAAPAHREPPSSAGLRKGFTAHGPIFSQVYAPAQRPRRQDERGKAGPGGDGSPGPEVPVHRESYVHGTLLPTGPAERPAAAPGDGPGAPGAAKAGGAPALPRARQVTVLRTGRDAEGRGAPNGTLGTAGTTAASARRDSPGQEGSGSAGAAEGSESSPGSAEAAGPPEEASPEEKDSAQAEPAPAEAAPGAGDRPGNLQSSVSCSPQGPSAGQAAPAGTGEGSVAGVDGTMPATPARTESPPGAGSTPETPPSEENDGPEPSSETAASAKAEIELEGDETMGDPQEPESTPEPPSEPPAPEPPAESPPDASEEDPELLVDMEILVDTLRNMEPSEMRKAPKAPRQPRPSALGRCAALPPIHEHRVAPRAPLALPLPQALRELLERGPAPARPHEPPEEEEIENPYLSPEERAAAGSRRGVPGNGLGGEGWVEGGSLAQDENNKAAGESSAPFRGNVLKGMALLSHFLEQRAAGAEEGKPYSRLDKSVLYGRFVCPGAGGSEPACPGHHNGLGPAGPEVAVLGALSSGCVPAVPEEPEGSLPPRSSPARPPGSPLQDDKEGLKINTRPGKIILYSEAGFAGHKREIWDDIPDATSWELSHTISIRVIRGGWVMYEKPRFRGRKCVLAEGDVEIDNPWTAYGDSGDSGHSGHSGHPRGSRPFRIGSFKRVVRDYRTPQISLFAQENGEGVRLRFSGSAEDTRERGQALAAASIIVHSGLWLLYSKPFFDDDPYVLEPGGYPNLKAWGAKEPSICSMHPIRLGCPVVERPGEPQVLIYEAAAFQGRSFTVSRDIYDLRRLPEAALPTVGSLRVLGGCWVGYEKEGFRGHQYLLEEGEYQDWRHWGGYSPELVSLRLIRTDFSEPALVLFEAMDFEAGASVELSEALPDTGLAGYGSVTQSIHVLSGVWVAYEGPNYSGEQYILEKGVYRSCEDWGATDCHIASAQPILQVREHNLHFVSKILLFSEPDFLGDHVAFEEDQGALPEAFTPRSCRVRGGSWILFDGQDFTGEQHVLSEGEYPTLSAMGCLCSTAICSLRKVPLFFSEPSIFLHGLECFEGKEIELNAEVRSLQAEGFNNHVLSVRVKGGIWVLCEHGDFRGRQWLLDCTEITNWLTYSGLQHVGSLYPIRQRRVYFHIRSRELQLLLSVPDDVEDMKAGRVVVSSLSEQSSSMWYYEDGLIKNQVAPTMSLQVIGPAGKGAKAVLWSETRLPRQTWSVDSQGRIHSQMFEDMVLDIKGGRSYDRDHAVVWDMAEERPTQLWDIQVL